From Scatophagus argus isolate fScaArg1 chromosome 2, fScaArg1.pri, whole genome shotgun sequence:
ATATTTACCTATGACAGCAGTGTTGAGTCTTTCACTATACAGGGGATTCTTGTTACTGTTCTTTGCTTCACAAGTGTACTTGTTTATTTCTTCAGGCTTGTAGATAGTGCCTGTGAAGAGAGCTGGCTTATTTGAAGACTCAATGGTGATTGTATCTATTGGGATCTTATCCTTCATCAGAGTGTACTTTATCGGTAGGCTGCCATCCGACTGACAGAGGATTTTAAAGGCCTGTCCCAGTACTGCTCTGTCAACCACCGAGATCTTTGGCTTGGAGACAGAAactaaagagaagaaaggaaaaattaaATTGACTGATTCCCTGTGGAGAGGATAGGGACGTGTCACCAAccaccaacaaacaaacacacaaaaggaaacaagGGGGAGTGAATAAAATAGTCCAGAGGCTGTTGAAATTAGACAGAAAGGCTGAAAGATTAAAACTAACAAACATACATAATTGACAAATCCTACGAAGCAAAAACGAAAGGTCTGTTGAGACACTGAATACGTTACCTTGCTTATTATTATCACTGATGATTTTATCACTGTGATTTCTGTATGAATGCTTTTGACAGCTTTGTTCAGTTATTGAAAGAACTACGATACTCAAACAATATTTAGCAGGTGGTGTGGGAGAGGATGCAGGGAGTTAAAATATATGGTGATTCAGAGACAGAACAACATGTAAAATTTCTGACGTATGTACTCTAAATATGTGTGTTACAGTTTAAATCTGAACGAGGAATCAAGTCAGCTCACCTTTAGGTCGTACAGTCAGggttttgctgtgtttcacaATGCCCCTGGCTCGAGTTGCACAGGTGTAGTTGAAATCATGCGGCAGGGCCTTGCCGGAAAATACACCATTGCCCTTTGGAGCAAGTGTGCTTTGGGGTGGATCAAGAGTATAAGTCAATTCTTCCTTCCTGAGTATTTCATAGGCATAGCGCTCACTTTTGCAGGTTAGTGtcatattttccatttgaaagACTTCAGCTGGAGACATGGTGAGAGTGGGTACTGAAAACAGTTCTGTAGatagattaaaaagaaaaagtcaacgccaagttttttttttctctgacaaaTTAATATTTGTCATTCATACTCATCAGACTGCACCTCGATCAGCTAAAAGTAATCAGATCACATgctgacatacacacatattgtaTATATGTGCCACAAATGAGAGGCAAATATCAACTCAGCTATGTTCTTTGCATGCTCAAAAGGGCATTTCCttgcatgtttatttgttcCTCTGACATGATGTCACTGTAGGTAAAAGATAACCCGGTTTGATTTCTGATCTCCTGCTTCTGCACACATCTTACTGATGACATCAGAAACCATTTCTGAAGTTCtggttaaggttaggtttaggcTGTCCAAAATGAGTGGTGATCAAAGCAGTGCAATGCAATGTCTTGACAAGGATagttatatgtgtgtgtttatgtgtgtactACCAGTACACGTGCAAGTGAGAGAAGCTATAGTTAGTTAACGGAAAACATTGGCCTCTGAGCACACTGAGCACCAGTCTTTTCAGCTTGCTACCAAACTGAAGCTATCTTTACTCATAAACCTACACTAACCTCTTCATTTAATGTTAATAGTCCACATACTGTACTGCATACTGCTGTAGCATTACTGTACAAACTCTTGTAATGTTAGCTGGTAAGGTAACACTAACAAAATCAACCAGCTTTGTACAAAATGAGCTATTGTCAAATCAAATAAAGTAATCAACTTTTTAACCAACTGATTAGAAGTTACAGGAAAGGCATGAAGGtctaaatttatttttacactcaCAACACTTTTTGATGCTATCAATTATATATTTGACTTGTCTGACAAACCTTTAATGCATTTTATCAGTTCTGGGGTTTCATAAATTTAGATGTAAGAATTTAATTAATGGGTGGAATAATTAACAATTTTAAGATCAAAAACTTATCAGGAGTTAGAACACAGGATATATAAACAATGTACACAAACAGACCTTTCTTCTGACCACTCACCAGTCACTGTAACTGTCTCTGTGGTGATTTTCACTATATTTCCAATCTCTATCTCTAGTTTGCACTCAAACTCCCCAGAGTCCTTTGCCTGTGCGATCATGCTGTGCTTGAGTTCGGTGCCACCAGTGTTGAGAAGCCTATGCCCCTGGATCAAGTACAGGCTGAAATTTCGAGACAAGGGCACAAAGCCGCTGATGGTGCACGAGATGGAGAGTTGGTCTCCTTCATAGATCTTCTGCTGAGGTGAAATCTTCAGAACTGTTGTGATGGGAAGCTCTATGGAGAAAATATCAATGAAGCAAATAGCCTGAGAAGGGTCCAGTGCTTTGAAAAGAACCAACATTTCAAAATGCTCCTACCTGTGACTGAAACATTGACAACGTTGCTCTCCTCAGATCTAAAGAGGTCCGGAATTAAGAGGACAAAATAGACGCAGTGAATTTTGTGGATGCCATTGCTGCTGATGTTGACCTCTACCTGGTTGAAATCAGACTTCTTCTCTAAGATCTCCTTGGAGCCGTCATAGAAATAGAAGACAAAGGAGCCTGACTCGCCTGGCGCCGTACACCTGGCTGTTAGCTCCTCACCTTCACTGACCTCAAGTTTGTCAAGGTGGAGAACTGGTTTTGACAGTCctggaaacacaaaatgtgtgaaatgctATCAGATTTAATCTGATAGagcttgaaaacaaaacaaaacaaaacaaaacaaaacaaaacaaaaacaagttcatGGAAATGAAACAGCATCACCCATTGCTACCACCTTGCTGAAGAGATTCTTTTGCTTACTATTCCATGTAAAAACATAATCCCAATCACCGAAgctttaaaattattttttttttgatttcgTATACATGAAATTTATCATGGCTCAGCTGTTCTTTCACTACTACTGACATATATGCTTTActtgaacacattttaaaaactgttgtcGTGCCTTTTAAAATTAGATTGCTCAAAATTGTAGCCTGTTAACTACTCACTTTTAAATTCACCTTAAATTCACAAACAGATAACACTGCTTCCATATTAACAAACCAACCTGTGACTGTGAGTTTCTTGACTTCGCTGACCGTCTGTTTGCCCTCAATGTTGATTGCACATTTATATTTTCCTGTGTGAGAGAGTCTGGCATCGGGCAGTGGGTACAGAAAATCCTCAGAGGTGCTGGAGGTCTCAGTGTGGACTGGGCTGCTGTCCTTTAATATACTGTACTCACGACTCAGCGTCACCTGCTCCTTGCTGCTGACGATGGCCCGGCATCTCAGAGTCACATTGGTGCCTCGACTCACATTAGAGCTGGGTTCGATGGACAGGGTGATGTTTATTATCGTGAATGCTAAggagtgaattaaaaaaaaaaaaaaaacattagatgTAAAAGTTCAGTGCGTAGGATTTAGTGCCATCTAGTTGTGAGATTGCAGAATACAACCAACTGAATACTCCAACCGTCACCCTCCCGTACCAAGCGTGTGGGAGAACATACAGTGCCTGGTAAAAAGGACAATGACCCTGTacagagccagtgtttggtttgtccctTTTGGGCTTCTGTAGAAATGTAGCAGACTCTGGATTAGAACCTGCCtcctctgtagatataaaagcTCATTTtaaggtaatgaaaacacagtgattcTCAGTTTTAGGTGAATAtgcactaatgaaaacatatttttgaataTTCCACCTATGCtactaaatcctacacactagacctttaatccatccatccattttctataccgcttatccgtgagggtcgcgggggagctggagccaatcccagctgactacgggcgagaggcggggttcaccctggactggtcgccagtcaatcgcagggccaacatacaaagacagacaaccacacactctcacactcacacctaggggcaatttagagtagccaattaacctaatgtgcatgtttttggtattgtgggaggaagccggagaacccagagaaaacccacgcaggcacagggagaacatgcaaactccacatagaagggcccagaccgggattcgaacctggaaccctcttgctatgaggcgacagtgctaaccactgcaccaccgtgccgccctactAGACCTTTAATGTGCAAGCTAATCTACCACACTGAACAAAAGAGTCGGCTTATGGCTGAGCTTTTACTTAGCTCTTTAGACCATTTCATAAAGGTTTTGCTTTATTGTGAGTTCATACTCAATTGATAACTCCTCTGTGCCTTATGTGTTCCTTCTTTTATATCTCAAAGAATGTGTAGTAACATAAATCCTTATCTTTTTACTTTGTACTTGGTTTTAAAATTTTGTATGTGGCATTAATGTTTGTTCATTAACAGGGAAACAGTTATGGGTTTTGTTTTAGAGAGCAACTCACTCAGGCATCCCGAGATAATTTTTCTATACTGGTTACAGTTtgtgacacacaaactgtaacaCAATAACTACTACtacacacataaatgttttctattaaacaaataaatctttCTGTGCAGTTCTTTGTGGTTCTGCATTTATCCATACACATTTACTTGATGGACATATATTTATAATACATGTGTAGCTTggggaagtttttttttttttttttactctttcattCCTTTATAGGCTTATTTCTTGCTTCAAATGTAAGCACTTACATggttttaattgtgtttgttttttgcgATTGCAAAAGAACACACCCATATTTACACCGGAGTCCCTTCTTGACCTCTCCATGAAGTCTACCACTGAGTTCATCTTGCTTCCCCTGTGAACTTTAGTGACCTCACCTTTACTGTACGCTATAAATGCCTATAAgacaatttctgttttttgacCTGAGGAAGGCAGATGAAATGTTGATGTACAAAAAGACTTTGTTGGAGTTGTGAGAGATGagctttcctctcctttctcacCCATGAGCCACAGtttgcataaaaatgaacagaatttCCGTTTAAAACCTCTTCTCATTCACATTTCTGAATGGTCATTTTACTGGAACTTGAATTGCCTACCACTGAAATCTGAGTTTCAACTTGGCTCTCAGGAAGCAATTTCATGCTGTTGACAGCATCTTATATGAGTATGTGACTCActcaagaaacaaaacatgaaggTGCAACTGTAAAATTCTTTGGTTGTGATCtgatgataaaaacaacaacaacaataccaGAGGACGGAAGTAAATAACAAAGAATAGTTTATCTATAGACAGTAAGACCAGAtgtgcttttttgcttttttggacCTTATTATAAGCCTACTTCTTTataaatgagaggaaaagaaaaagtcataGATCATTGTTACAGGGCTCATGGTTTCTAGAACCTCCTCTCTAAGGGCCTTGACATCAATGGGCCAATGAAATCACTGATCTTACATGTATGAAATGACCTGTTTAGCTGCCAAAGGCAAGGCAGGGTAGATAACTCCGTTATTTGtgtaacagcaacaaaaaatTGTCCtgcaaacacaatttaaaagtttgttcttttgtttgatCTTCATCACCATCATGAATCACTAATTTTCCCTTTCTGACAAAACATTCCAGTTTTATTCACAGTCATCTTTCATGATGCTTTTTAATTCTCAGCCTCATTGTCTCTGGATTTATTGCAGCAGTCAAACTGCGTCATTCAGATGGCCACATGTGAACACTTCGATAATCACCTGAACGGTTCCCAAAGCCACGAATCAATTCATATACTCGTGTGGTTCAGAGACACTAACAGGTGGAAATCAATGAATGAATCACAGGAGATATTTGTTGTTAGGGTTATGAGTGTAGAAACAACTGTCCAAGGCAACATTTGGTCTTTTAGAAACACTTGAAAGTGGCTTCTGCACATGTGCCACACCTGTCTGCCACATCACCACATTGCCCATGTGGTTGTGCATTAGAGACAACGGACTGCTGTTGTGACTCAGGGAACGATGTTGTGGGACAATAAACAAACccaaagaacaagaaaaaagaaaaaaaaaaagaacaggaaaagtACTTTGTCTGACAAATGTGCAACTTGGGGGACCTTTTCACCATTTCAGAACCTGGATCTGGCCCACACCCAACATCATTCAGCAGGACTTGGCAGGCCTGATTatggaaaacaacagacatgCATTACGTTTGGCTATGGGCTCTCAGTACACATGACTCATGGTAGATGTATGCTGAGCTAGTGGTGGAAAATAActagtacatttactcaagtactgtacaatTATGAGGTACCTGAACATTGCTTGAGTATTTTACACTCCTGTACACCCCATTACATCTCAAAAGGAAATATTGATTTTCTCCTTTACCATTTAGTACTTTTTACTCCCCTACATGTACCTGACCGCTGATTTAgataaaaattttaaaacatctgaTAAACTTGGGAAAATGAATATTGCAATGCAGAATTTTCTTGTTTTCGTTCTGTTAATCATTGCACAACTCAGAGGTTAGAAACCACTGGAGAAAACTATTAAACTGTGCATAAAGTAGTTAAAACTACTTACACTTTgacctccactcttctgggaagatttTCCaagatttttgagtgtttctgtgggaagtttTGTTCTGCACTAATGTAAAACCAAAAGGCCTGCCTCACAATTTCTGttcctgttcatcccaaaggtgttggatggggttgaggtcaggactctgtgtaggccagtcaggttcttccacccaaactcatccaaccatgtctttatggactttgctttgtgcactgagacacagtcatgctggaatagaaaagggccttccccaaactgttgccacaaagttggaagcatagcagtgaccaaaatgtgttggtatgctgaagcattaaggtttaCCTTCACTTAAAGTCAGGAGCtgagctcaacccctgaaaagcagccccataccacacctgattTCAATCATAAAGAGGGGTATTCCCATACTATTATCTGTATGGAGtgttaataatatataataaaagtCACAgggaacaattttttttttcattacttgtAAAGGAGCATTTTTACACTGGAATACTGGTTCTTTTACTGAAAGGATCTGAACCCTTCTTCCACTATTATACATCGATATAACATCAAGAACATATAAGAGATGCAGTGGAGATTTAATTTTGGATGAAGctaagtatatttttttttgtcagtgtgtgaggaATATAGACATATTTAAAAAGCTCTTGTATTAACTAAATTACcccaaatgttacatattacATATGTCAGTTCAGATCACTGCCTTAAAATTTAATAAGTTGCTCTCATATTGtgcctgttttctgtcttgaaaATGAGCAATTTGCGAGGTCTGACTTAAAAAGGTGCCTTATAAACAAACTCCTCCATAGTAATCAATACTTTACGATATTGCAATAAAGGTCAGTGTTATATCAAACTGGCAATTTAGAATGAATTCAGTAGATCTCtaattatcttttttctttttctggtgaAAGAGTGGCCAGTTCACCTCTTCAGGTaactaaaatacatttaaataaaacaatatgacAAGAGGGCCTCTAATAAATCAATCATATAGAAAGCAATCACAAATATAAGAAAACtaatatttgaaaaacatgaacCAGTCAAAATACAGGTCAGTCTTGGACCTGGCTCTGACAGTCCTTCCATGTATACTGCAACTGATCCCAACTGACTCATGCCTTCCATCACCAGCCAACCAAGAGGACAGGGAGGCGTGTGACACTGATTGCCAGCATGTTCCCAATGCTTTCAACCAGCGCTTTTCCACCCAGACACCAATGATCAGAAAACTCTGATAACAAACAGGACAGTTTCCACTGATAGACATGGGTCTCTCTTGGCTTTTCCAGTGTTTTATAGCAGATGACAGCTGGTTGAAAAGTCTTCCAACACAAAGTCCAAAACTCCATATGGAAAATAAAGCAATGGTGCTCCATAAACACTAGtcctttttccccttttctggGGAAGATACTCAGTAAATTGTCTCTTTGTAATGACAAATCTAATCCTAGATTGAGTGTCTCTAGTGTATTTTAGATCATACTCACATCGGTGTGCGTTCACCACTCTCCCTGGGTGGAAGTCTTGGGGCAAGATAAGAAAGTAAAGCACCATGTTAGAGACAAATCTATAAATCacctccaaaaaaaaagaaaaaagatatcCAAGAGTTCCTTTACAGAAGAAGATAAAAGGTTAGCAGTCTTACAGCTGGACAGGAGCGTGGAGATGAGCAGTAGTAGAAGGCCCATCCTATATGAGGGACACTGAGGCTCCCACAGAAGCTGGTTGTGCTGACACTTACAGACTTGTGACTACAGTGGTTGATGGGTAGTGTGTGGAGGGAAGATCTCACACTAGTGGGCGGGAGCGGACATTAAGGTGGTGCTTTACCTCAGCCACTCAGTGGTCAGCCAGCGGTGGCGGTTATCAAGCTGAGCAGCCGTCAGCTTGGCTTAATTTGCCAGGAAGTGAGTGTTGTTTCCTCAGGATGTTCGAGTCGCTTGGCTCTTTGCTGTTGTGGAATGTTCTCCTCTGGTCTCcttcatgaatgtgtgtgtatgtctgtgaaaTGGTAGTCAAAATACGGTTGAATTGCTCGGGGTACAGTAGTCAGGCCTTTAACCTCTGACCTTGGCTGGCAGGGCCGGTGCAGGTAGACAGAAGAACAAGACGGGATAACATCTTTATGTTGCTAAGCCCGTTTCCTGAAGTGAAGATAATGGTTTAGCTTAACTAATAAAAACTGTCTTCACTGACATAAATCTTAGCCTGGCTCTTACAGAACAAATGTAGGTGGAGCCACTTTCACTGGTACACACACTTCCTATCATTAATTATGTAGGTGTAGGTGAACTACCGAGGAGAGTCATTTTTAACTGCAGCGGTGAGTCTGTGACTTGATTTGAATTCAAGATGTAAACTGAATAAAATTCTCgacttgggaaaaaaaaaaaaaaaacgaacaTCACCGAATGCAAgattttacaaaaacatttaaaatgttgtcaaagttgttttttatttcacaatgtcTTTTATGACAAAGGAGTTTTCATAAGAGTCTGCTCCCCTTTTCAACCAATCACATGTGTTCTAAGCCTCTCAGCAGGCTAACCAACTGTTCAGAGGCTAGTTAGACCCAATCAGCTTtgacaaagagaaacactgtgATTTGTCTTGTCActtgtgtgcattttcattAGAACATCCTTAGAGTGCTGTAGAGAGAACTCTAAATTACTTAGCTAGCTGCTGCAGCTAATAGTGGCTTGTAAGTAATATTGAGTAATATTAttactaattattattactaataatATTGAGTAACCCTGCTAGTTAGCTGTAGTCAGGCAGCATGTAGCCATTCtcccattttctataccgcttatctgtctGGGTTCATGCGGGGCTCGAACCtaacctatcccagctgacaacagacGAAGGCCGATGTACATTTGTCAATTAACCTAACGAGCACGTTTTTGGGATTGTGCGAGGAAACTGGAGTTCccagagaaaatccacacaggcacagggagaacatacaaactctgTATAGAGAGGCACTTTTCCTGTGAGGCAACTGTGCTAACCAACGCACCACCGAGCCGTCCTTGTAGCCATGTTAAAAATATGGAAGAGGCcattttttaacattgttttactGCGTATTTTTGAACAGTAACTAATTGCTTAATTTAAAATGAGTCTTTTCGCATTGTTGCTTTAGCTAACTAGAGTTGGCTAGCTAAATTTCAGGTGCTGGGGACAGGTGATTGGCTTAAAGGTGAGCAGTGTCTACACCTCCGCTGTCACAATAAGTGAATTATAAAGTAAAAGAGTAACTGGGGATAGACACTTTGAAATAAGCATGTCTAttatgaaattacattttataatttactTTTCATAGTAATGAGAGGAACTGTAAAATTTCATCACATTATTATGTTTTAGGTCCATTTGTTTAACTCTATTATATTTCTCTGATTTAGTTAACATTTGTTTCTCCAGAACACAAATAGTGGCAgttttttgaattatttgaggtttaatattattattattattattattatcagttgTTCATTTGCAAATCGAACAAGTTACATCACTGAAACCCAATTATTAGACTATTACTGTGCAAGTGTAGGGTATGGataatgtatatacagtatactccAATTTCATCCTAACCCCTATCCAAACAATTATTTAACAGCTGCAAAACTATTCTTTATCACAAACAAAGGCATTCTCCCTATGTCAGTCAATTTAAGAGTCGTGTGCAACATTACTCAGCCTTGGAAAATAATCAATGTATTTTGCAGCTCTAGAGCTTTTACTGTCAAGTCTGAAAAAATAACCCTAATAATTTATGGGCTTGACCCACACAAAAGATTACAATTCAGAATATTTTGTTCTCTACAGCCTTGATGTTgacctttttctttcacttaatccatagggtttaatatgacgtcggcccaccctttgcagctataacagcttcaactcttctgggaaggctttccacaaagtttccgagtgtgtttatgggaatttttcaCCATTCTTCTTCaaagcgcatttgtgaggtcagacactgatgttgggcaTGAcggcctggctcgcagtcttcgctctaattcatcccaaaggtgttctatcaggttgagatcaggactctgtgcaggccagttgAGTTCTTCCATACCAAACCCATCCAACGATGTCTtcatggaccttgctttgtgcactggtgtgcagtcatgttggaacaggaaggagCCAcccccaaactgttcccacaaagttgggagcatggaattgtccaaaatctcttggtatgctgaagcattcagggttcctttcactggaactaaagggccaagcccagctcctgaaaaacaaccccaccccataatcccccctccaccaaacttcacacttggcacaatgcagacagacaagtaccgttctcctggcaaccgccaaacccagactcgtccctcagattgccagatggagaagcgtgattCGTCACTTCAGAGAACActtctccactgctctagagtccagtggtggcatgctttacaccactgcacCCAACGCcttgcattgcacttggtgatgcATGGCTTTGATGCAGCTGCTtggccatggaaacccattctGTGAAGCTCTCTacgcactgttcttgagctaatctgaaggccacgTGAAGTTTGAAGGTCTTCAGAGCTttactctgcagaaagttggcgacCTCTGCGCACTATGCACCTTGATGACcccactctgtcattttacgtggcCTATCACTTCATGGCGAGTTGCTGTCGTTCCCAAttgcttccactttgttataataccactgacagttgacagtggaatatttagtagcgaggAAATTTCACGGCTGGACTTGTcgcacaggtggcatcctatcacagtaccacgctggaattcactgagcccctgagagcggcccattctttcacaaatgcttgcagaagcagtctgcatgccgAGGTGCTCGATTTTGTACATCTGCGGCCATGGAAGTGATgggaacacctgaattcagttatttggatgggtgaatGAATACTTCTGGCAATACAGTGTATTTCTAATGTGTCTCAATAGGGGATATGTGATCATACACATGTAGATTAAATATTAGAAAACCACAgcatattattatttcaaatgcaaatgccaaaaaaatacaaacgGTCCGGTGTTGTATTTGGTTTATTTCAATGATTTCATCTCCCGTCTTATAAACCAGAGTCAGCAAAGCAGTCTAATGTCACAGAGACAAACCTGAttgttcatttttcctttcttacTGCTTTGTTAAagtctcttctttttctccagaTCTAAAACCTTAAAACTCAAAACAGGATACCAAGAGATGAATGTGATTCTGAGCAAATGGCCCATTGCCAAAGTGTATTACTTGGGCTGAGCCAGTAGAGCAGTTGAGGCCTGCTAAACGACAGAGAGCGCTCAAGAGCTCAGTGACATGGTAATGGTGGGGACTAATGTGGTGACCGCAACTGCAGTCGCTTTACAGACTGTATGGTGTGTGTTCCCAGTTCACTTTCAGTCCACGAGTCTATTCcttcagagggaaaaaagctAAGCTTGGGACAACCGATGCAGAGGGGTGAGGTGAGTGTGgtaggaaagaaaggagggggcAGCTGATGGGGTACGTTGGCAATGAAGGGGACATggaacaatgtgtgtgtgtgtgtgtgtgagaaggtaAGGCTGTCCCCAATTTTTCCCTCCACCTCACCAAGGCTAAGGCAAACAAAATGCCAGCAgagttaaaaacataaaattacaaaacttgaggaggaaaaaaaaaatttttttaaaaagctaaataaGCAAAGCTGCAGCCCCA
This genomic window contains:
- the pecam1b gene encoding platelet endothelial cell adhesion molecule isoform X3, encoding MGLLLLLISTLLSSYFHPGRVVNAHRSFTIINITLSIEPSSNVSRGTNVTLRCRAIVSSKEQVTLSREYSILKDSSPVHTETSSTSEDFLYPLPDARLSHTGKYKCAINIEGKQTVSEVKKLTVTGLSKPVLHLDKLEVSEGEELTARCTAPGESGSFVFYFYDGSKEILEKKSDFNQVEVNISSNGIHKIHCVYFVLLIPDLFRSEESNVVNVSVTELPITTVLKISPQQKIYEGDQLSISCTISGFVPLSRNFSLYLIQGHRLLNTGGTELKHSMIAQAKDSGEFECKLEIEIGNIVKITTETVTVTELFSVPTLTMSPAEVFQMENMTLTCKSERYAYEILRKEELTYTLDPPQSTLAPKGNGVFSGKALPHDFNYTCATRARGIVKHSKTLTVRPKVSVSKPKISVVDRAVLGQAFKILCQSDGSLPIKYTLMKDKIPIDTITIESSNKPALFTGTIYKPEEINKYTCEAKNSNKNPLYSERLNTAVIEPLANPVLTVIPELKEIPEGNHLHLICGVQGTPPITFKWYREGNEHPLYTTTTMTNNTYYEFHSLSKDHSGGYYCEAVNHANKVVRSEPVRIKVCMALWKKALIGGFCLLAIAVLAVVCVLCFRSKRGKREGAAELSVKPSSAKSDLEFEGNLTHDTKVYNTATVKVDRTTVSVWTKKPPEADAANDEESSVVSDTPDVEYTEVVHPLSVDPARGAADHHDYQGSVEYAELNGDQPEINHYHPERNSYQDLPVPVD
- the pecam1b gene encoding platelet endothelial cell adhesion molecule isoform X2, which codes for MGLLLLLISTLLSSYFHPGRVVNAHRSFTIINITLSIEPSSNVSRGTNVTLRCRAIVSSKEQVTLSREYSILKDSSPVHTETSSTSEDFLYPLPDARLSHTGKYKCAINIEGKQTVSEVKKLTVTGLSKPVLHLDKLEVSEGEELTARCTAPGESGSFVFYFYDGSKEILEKKSDFNQVEVNISSNGIHKIHCVYFVLLIPDLFRSEESNVVNVSVTELPITTVLKISPQQKIYEGDQLSISCTISGFVPLSRNFSLYLIQGHRLLNTGGTELKHSMIAQAKDSGEFECKLEIEIGNIVKITTETVTVTELFSVPTLTMSPAEVFQMENMTLTCKSERYAYEILRKEELTYTLDPPQSTLAPKGNGVFSGKALPHDFNYTCATRARGIVKHSKTLTVRPKVSVSKPKISVVDRAVLGQAFKILCQSDGSLPIKYTLMKDKIPIDTITIESSNKPALFTGTIYKPEEINKYTCEAKNSNKNPLYSERLNTAVIEPLANPVLTVIPELKEIPEGNHLHLICGVQGTPPITFKWYREGNEHPLYTTTTMTNNTYYEFHSLSKDHSGGYYCEAVNHANKVVRSEPVRIKVCMALWKKALIGGFCLLAIAVLAVVCVLCFRSKRGKREGAAELSVKPSSAKSDLEFEGNLTHDTKVYNTATVKVDRTTVSVWTKKPPEADAANDEESSVVSDTPDVEYTEVVHPLSVDPARVPLRKGTDTVYSELQNSPHGAADHHDYGSVEYAELNGDQPEINHYHPERNSYQDLPVPVD